Proteins encoded in a region of the Marinobacter arenosus genome:
- a CDS encoding ABC transporter ATP-binding protein gives MCSDVVIKVRKLSKCFQIYEQPRDRLKQMLLPRFQPLIGQSPKQYFREFWALEELSFDVTRGETVGIIGRNGSGKSTLLQMLCGTLTPTSGEVEITGRVAALLELGSGFNPEFTGRENVYMNASVLGLSNTEVDRRFEDIVAFSEIGEFIDQPVKTYSSGMMVRLAFSVIAHVDADILIIDEALAVGDAFFTQKCMRFLRKFMKHGTVLFVSHDTTAVRNLCNRALWLDNGRLLMEGAPKDISEKYLEAFYESQQGKGLKLKKASDKQNNPSRPFKDQRDEFINQSNLRNDIEIFQFDQDALGFGTGKAQVTNVQFTDSEGSILSWVVGGEDVVLQVEAKSQVQMQSPIIGFFVKDKLGQEVFGDNTYLSFYDDPVQCGADARLVAEFKFQMPRLASGHYSITVAIADGNQVEHIQHHWIHDAITFRSEATSVVSGTVGIPMKEIDLKAHND, from the coding sequence ATGTGCTCTGATGTTGTTATCAAGGTTCGAAAACTTAGCAAGTGCTTCCAGATCTATGAGCAGCCCAGAGACCGCTTAAAACAAATGTTGTTGCCCCGTTTCCAACCTCTGATAGGGCAGAGCCCAAAGCAGTATTTTCGTGAGTTTTGGGCATTGGAGGAATTGTCTTTCGATGTGACGCGGGGAGAAACAGTAGGGATCATTGGCAGAAACGGTAGTGGAAAATCCACCCTCCTTCAGATGCTATGCGGGACGCTCACCCCTACAAGCGGCGAGGTAGAAATCACTGGTCGCGTAGCGGCTTTGTTGGAGCTCGGATCAGGCTTTAATCCGGAATTTACGGGCCGAGAAAACGTTTATATGAACGCGTCGGTTCTGGGCTTATCCAACACTGAAGTTGATCGGCGTTTCGAAGATATCGTAGCGTTTTCTGAAATCGGCGAATTTATTGACCAACCCGTTAAAACCTATTCCAGTGGAATGATGGTTCGTCTGGCATTCTCGGTCATTGCCCACGTTGATGCGGACATTTTGATAATAGATGAAGCGCTCGCTGTTGGAGATGCATTTTTCACCCAAAAGTGTATGCGTTTCTTACGAAAATTTATGAAGCATGGGACTGTTCTTTTTGTTAGCCACGATACAACAGCTGTTCGTAACCTATGCAACCGCGCACTTTGGCTAGATAACGGAAGGCTTCTAATGGAGGGCGCCCCGAAAGATATATCTGAAAAATATCTCGAGGCCTTTTATGAATCGCAGCAGGGTAAAGGTTTAAAACTGAAAAAGGCTAGTGATAAGCAAAACAACCCAAGTCGCCCGTTTAAAGATCAGCGTGACGAATTTATTAATCAAAGTAACCTGAGAAACGATATAGAAATTTTCCAGTTTGACCAAGATGCTTTGGGTTTTGGCACTGGGAAGGCTCAAGTTACTAATGTGCAATTTACTGATAGCGAAGGCTCCATTTTATCGTGGGTTGTCGGGGGCGAGGACGTGGTCCTGCAGGTAGAGGCGAAATCGCAGGTTCAAATGCAAAGCCCTATTATCGGCTTCTTTGTTAAGGATAAACTTGGTCAAGAGGTTTTTGGAGATAATACCTACCTGAGCTTTTATGATGACCCCGTCCAGTGCGGAGCTGACGCACGATTAGTCGCAGAGTTTAAATTCCAGATGCCACGGCTCGCCTCCGGTCATTATTCGATTACTGTTGCCATCGCGGATGGGAACCAAGTCGAACATATCCAGCACCACTGGATCCATGACGCTATAACATTTCGTTCGGAAGCTACAAGTGTAGTAAGTGGAACCGTTGGCATTCCAATGAAAGAGATCGATCTCAAGGCACACAATGACTGA
- a CDS encoding ABC transporter permease — translation MNPNAPQPTSLLALLRSVVSNRTLITQITKREVVGRYRGSIIGIGWSFLNPLLMLAVFTFVFSVVFKAKWGVSMGGEEEGKGVFAVVLFVGLIVHALFAEILTRSPSLILGNVNYVKKVIFPLEILPVTAVLSALFHTAISLLVWLAAHVLLIGVPGWQIVFLPLVLFPLVLLSIGVAYILASLGVFLRDISQTMGILATVLLFLSPVFFPIERLPEQYHSLFLANPLTFIIQQSREVLIWRHVPDFAGLLLYTAVASVVLLVGFAWFQKSRKGFADVL, via the coding sequence ATGAATCCAAATGCACCACAGCCAACGTCCTTGTTGGCGTTGTTGCGGTCCGTCGTCAGTAATCGAACCCTGATCACCCAAATCACCAAGCGTGAAGTGGTGGGGCGATATCGCGGTTCGATTATTGGCATCGGATGGTCCTTTCTGAACCCGTTGTTGATGCTGGCGGTATTCACCTTTGTGTTCTCTGTCGTATTTAAGGCGAAATGGGGTGTTTCCATGGGCGGAGAGGAAGAGGGGAAGGGCGTTTTTGCTGTCGTTCTTTTTGTAGGATTGATAGTTCATGCCCTTTTCGCAGAGATTCTGACCCGCTCACCGTCGCTGATATTGGGGAACGTAAATTACGTGAAGAAAGTGATCTTTCCCCTGGAAATACTTCCGGTCACTGCCGTCCTCAGCGCTTTATTTCATACGGCGATTAGTTTGCTCGTCTGGCTCGCTGCCCACGTGTTGTTGATAGGCGTACCTGGTTGGCAGATTGTCTTCCTACCTTTGGTACTGTTCCCTCTGGTCTTATTGTCTATCGGTGTTGCCTATATTTTGGCTTCCCTTGGTGTTTTTTTAAGAGATATCAGTCAGACCATGGGTATTTTGGCTACGGTGCTATTGTTTCTTTCCCCGGTGTTCTTCCCAATCGAACGTTTGCCTGAGCAGTACCATTCGTTGTTCCTGGCGAATCCTTTGACATTCATTATTCAGCAGTCCCGAGAAGTTTTAATTTGGCGCCACGTGCCGGATTTTGCGGGGTTGCTGTTATACACAGCGGTTGCGTCTGTCGTGCTTTTGGTAGGGTTTGCGTGGTTTCAGAAGTCCAGAAAGGGATTCGCTGATGTGCTCTGA
- the rfbC gene encoding dTDP-4-dehydrorhamnose 3,5-epimerase, giving the protein MKATRLDIPEVILFEPRVFGDERGFFFESFNQRQFDEAVGYSVDFVQDNHSKSAKGVLRGLHYQMPPHAQGKLVRVVQGEVFDVAVDIRKSSPTFGKWVGATLSADNKQQLWVPPGFAHGFITLSETAEFLYKTTNYYAPDSERAIIWNDPDIGVVWPGAFEPSLSGKDSVAPLFKDAEVFE; this is encoded by the coding sequence ATGAAAGCAACACGACTTGATATCCCGGAAGTTATTCTATTTGAGCCTCGCGTTTTCGGAGACGAGAGAGGTTTCTTCTTCGAGAGCTTTAACCAAAGGCAGTTTGATGAGGCGGTCGGTTATTCTGTGGACTTTGTTCAGGATAACCACTCCAAATCTGCGAAAGGAGTGCTGCGTGGCTTGCATTATCAGATGCCCCCTCATGCTCAGGGCAAGCTGGTGCGGGTAGTGCAAGGCGAAGTGTTTGATGTGGCCGTGGATATTCGCAAAAGCTCTCCAACCTTCGGAAAATGGGTAGGTGCAACGCTTTCTGCCGACAACAAGCAGCAACTGTGGGTTCCGCCGGGTTTTGCGCACGGCTTTATCACGTTATCTGAAACCGCGGAATTCCTATACAAGACCACTAATTACTACGCTCCGGACAGCGAGCGGGCGATCATATGGAATGATCCCGACATAGGGGTGGTCTGGCCTGGGGCATTTGAACCGTCGCTCTCCGGCAAAGACAGTGTGGCGCCGTTATTCAAAGATGCAGAGGTCTTTGAATGA
- the rfbA gene encoding glucose-1-phosphate thymidylyltransferase RfbA encodes MKRKGIILAGGSGTRLHPATLSISKQLLPVYDKPMIYYPLSTLMLAGIQDILIISTPQDTPRFEQLLGDGSQWGLNITYAVQPSPDGLAQAFVIGEQFIGNDLSALVLGDNIFYGHHFNSLLDSAMQRENGATVFAYHVQDPERYGVAEFDDDNKVLSLEEKPAQPKSSYAVTGLYFYDNQVVGMAKSLKPSARGELEITDLNRIYLEQQQLNVEIMSRGYAWLDTGTHDSLLDAGQFIATLEHRQGLKVACPEEIAFRNGWIDAAKLEELAQPLKKNGYGQYLLRTLHDKVL; translated from the coding sequence ATGAAACGTAAAGGTATCATTCTGGCCGGTGGCTCCGGCACGCGCCTTCACCCGGCCACACTCTCTATCAGCAAACAGCTGTTGCCGGTTTACGACAAGCCGATGATCTACTACCCGCTCAGCACACTGATGTTGGCTGGGATTCAGGACATCCTGATTATTTCAACTCCACAGGACACCCCGCGGTTCGAGCAACTGCTCGGCGACGGCAGTCAGTGGGGACTGAATATTACCTACGCTGTTCAGCCGTCACCGGACGGCCTCGCTCAGGCTTTCGTTATTGGTGAACAGTTCATTGGCAATGACCTCTCTGCCTTGGTGTTGGGAGACAACATCTTTTACGGTCATCACTTCAATTCTCTGCTGGACAGTGCAATGCAGCGGGAGAATGGGGCCACGGTATTTGCCTATCACGTCCAGGATCCCGAGCGATATGGCGTGGCGGAGTTTGATGACGATAACAAGGTCTTGTCGCTGGAAGAAAAGCCGGCCCAGCCAAAATCCAGTTACGCTGTGACCGGTCTTTACTTCTACGACAACCAGGTTGTGGGTATGGCGAAGTCGCTGAAACCCTCAGCGCGCGGTGAGTTGGAGATTACAGATCTCAACAGAATTTACTTGGAGCAGCAGCAACTGAATGTAGAGATTATGAGCCGCGGGTACGCCTGGCTGGATACGGGCACTCATGATTCGTTGCTCGACGCCGGCCAGTTCATCGCCACACTGGAGCATCGCCAAGGCCTTAAGGTGGCGTGCCCGGAAGAAATCGCGTTTCGCAACGGCTGGATCGATGCGGCCAAACTCGAAGAGTTGGCGCAGCCCCTAAAAAAGAACGGCTACGGCCAGTATTTGCTGCGAACCCTGCACGACAAGGTATTGTGA
- the rfbD gene encoding dTDP-4-dehydrorhamnose reductase, with protein sequence MSILLFGATGQVGTELMRTLLPHGGVVPLTRNDVDLTDPVAIRHAIDAHAPTIIVNAAAYTAVDKAESEPELALAINRHAVAEMAKAAKSTGALLIHFSTDYVFDGEGDQAYAPDAPAAPQGVYGRTKLEGEQAILKSGCDYLIFRTSWVFASHGHNFVKTMLRLGQEKSQLRVVADQVGAPTSAELISDVTSLAIGSYRAGQLITGIYHLTAGGETSWHGFASFVLKHAKELGLSLSLDPDGIEPIPTSEFPTPARRPANSRLSCETLERALNVQMPDWRLHAARAVEQLMQLEKGKG encoded by the coding sequence ATGAGTATTCTGCTTTTCGGGGCTACCGGACAGGTCGGAACTGAGCTCATGAGAACCTTGTTGCCTCATGGGGGCGTCGTGCCTCTCACGCGTAACGATGTGGACCTCACGGATCCCGTTGCCATCAGGCACGCCATCGACGCGCATGCACCGACCATCATCGTCAACGCGGCGGCGTATACGGCCGTTGATAAAGCCGAATCCGAGCCGGAACTTGCATTGGCGATTAACAGGCATGCCGTCGCTGAGATGGCAAAGGCTGCGAAATCGACCGGCGCACTGCTTATTCACTTCTCCACTGACTACGTTTTTGATGGCGAGGGGGACCAGGCATACGCGCCGGATGCGCCAGCAGCACCGCAAGGCGTATATGGCCGAACCAAGCTTGAAGGTGAACAGGCGATTTTAAAGAGCGGTTGTGACTACCTGATTTTCCGAACCAGTTGGGTTTTTGCGAGCCACGGGCACAATTTCGTTAAAACTATGCTCCGACTGGGGCAGGAAAAGAGCCAGCTTCGAGTGGTGGCTGACCAGGTTGGCGCTCCGACATCGGCGGAACTGATCTCAGATGTAACGTCATTGGCCATCGGAAGCTATCGCGCGGGTCAGCTTATAACCGGGATTTATCACCTGACCGCGGGAGGGGAAACGTCGTGGCATGGCTTTGCCTCGTTCGTGCTCAAGCATGCCAAAGAGCTTGGTCTGTCGCTCTCGTTGGACCCTGACGGCATTGAACCCATTCCGACATCCGAATTTCCGACACCCGCGCGGAGACCCGCAAATTCCCGTTTAAGCTGTGAGACGCTTGAGCGAGCTTTGAATGTTCAGATGCCGGATTGGCGGCTCCACGCTGCGCGAGCGGTCGAACAGTTGATGCAACTTGAGAAAGGAAAGGGATAG
- the rfbB gene encoding dTDP-glucose 4,6-dehydratase, with product MSILVTGGAGFIGSNFVLDWLARSDETVINLDLLTYAGNLQNLESLEGDNRHVFVRGDIGDQTLVAKLLEEHKPRAVLNFAAESHVDRSILGPGEFIQTNIVGTFNLLESVRAYWSNLGANEKDAFRFLHVSTDEVYGTLEPNDPAFTEDHRYAPNSPYSASKAASDHLVRSYLHTYGLPVLTTNCSNNYGPYHFPEKLIPLVIHNALAGKPLPIYGDGQQVRDWLYVTDHCSAIRRVLESGECGETYNVGGWNEKANLEVVHTLCAILDELKPKADGASYSEQITYVKDRPGHDRRYAIDARKLERELGWTPSETFESGIRKTVEWYLANQDWVANVTSGHYREWVEAQYS from the coding sequence ATGAGTATCTTGGTAACCGGCGGAGCCGGCTTTATTGGCAGTAATTTTGTGCTGGATTGGCTGGCCCGGTCTGACGAGACCGTGATCAATCTGGATCTGTTGACCTACGCAGGTAACCTCCAGAATCTTGAATCCCTCGAAGGGGATAACCGTCATGTTTTTGTTCGCGGGGACATTGGAGACCAAACCCTGGTTGCGAAGCTGCTGGAGGAGCACAAGCCTCGGGCGGTATTGAACTTTGCGGCGGAAAGCCATGTCGATCGTTCGATCCTTGGCCCGGGTGAATTTATTCAGACCAACATCGTGGGAACCTTTAACCTGCTGGAGTCAGTGCGGGCATACTGGAGCAACCTGGGCGCTAACGAGAAGGATGCTTTCAGGTTTCTCCATGTTTCAACCGATGAGGTGTACGGTACGCTTGAGCCGAATGATCCCGCGTTCACGGAAGATCACCGCTATGCGCCGAACAGCCCTTATTCGGCCAGCAAGGCTGCCAGCGATCACTTGGTGCGATCTTATCTGCATACCTATGGGCTGCCTGTTCTTACCACTAACTGCTCTAACAACTACGGCCCCTATCATTTTCCTGAGAAGCTGATTCCTCTGGTGATTCACAACGCTCTGGCGGGCAAGCCGTTACCCATATATGGGGATGGCCAGCAGGTGAGGGACTGGCTCTATGTGACGGACCACTGTTCCGCGATTCGTCGAGTACTGGAGAGCGGTGAGTGCGGAGAGACCTACAACGTGGGTGGCTGGAACGAGAAGGCAAACCTCGAGGTTGTCCATACCTTGTGCGCGATTCTGGATGAGTTGAAGCCGAAGGCGGACGGGGCGTCTTATTCTGAACAGATTACCTATGTGAAGGACCGGCCAGGCCATGACCGGCGCTATGCCATTGACGCCCGAAAGCTGGAGCGAGAACTGGGCTGGACTCCGAGTGAAACCTTCGAGAGTGGTATTCGCAAAACTGTGGAATGGTACCTGGCGAATCAGGATTGGGTAGCGAATGTCACCAGCGGCCATTACCGGGAATGGGTGGAGGCCCAGTATTCATGA
- a CDS encoding glycosyltransferase family 2 protein: MSSACLETPSVAVLMCTYHPGIYFSEQLISIAEQSLSPSSVWVSDDSISTDVTARISEELEGAGLTGAKIVAGPRKGFAANFLSILCHPEVEGDYFAFSDQDDIWMPDKLQVAVDQLSRVPAELPAVYCGRSLLVTDGNQELGSSPLFGRQPSFANALVQSIAGGNTMVLNNSARELLRRAGECEIVSHDWWVYLLVSGVEGIVIYDAKPTIRYRQHDGNLVGGHTSLMAHLNRVRLLLFHDRFKSWNEINVASLQKVKHLLTARNRQVLEDFVSTRSGGVLRRLRHLRKSGVYRQTLMGNFGLLIATLTGKI, encoded by the coding sequence TTGAGTAGTGCCTGCCTAGAGACACCGTCGGTGGCGGTGTTGATGTGTACTTATCACCCAGGGATTTATTTTTCTGAGCAGTTGATTTCCATCGCGGAGCAGTCACTGTCTCCGTCTTCGGTGTGGGTATCTGACGACAGCATTTCGACAGACGTCACGGCCCGAATTTCGGAGGAGTTGGAAGGAGCCGGGTTAACGGGGGCGAAAATTGTGGCAGGGCCTCGAAAGGGATTCGCTGCAAATTTTCTATCAATTTTGTGCCATCCCGAGGTAGAAGGTGACTATTTCGCTTTCAGCGACCAAGACGATATCTGGATGCCAGACAAGCTCCAGGTCGCGGTCGATCAACTTTCCCGGGTGCCCGCTGAGCTGCCTGCTGTGTATTGTGGTCGCAGTCTGCTGGTTACGGACGGCAACCAGGAACTGGGGAGCTCTCCTTTATTTGGTCGGCAGCCCTCGTTTGCCAATGCGCTGGTCCAAAGCATCGCAGGTGGCAACACCATGGTGCTGAACAACTCTGCCCGAGAGCTTCTTCGCAGGGCAGGGGAATGCGAAATAGTGAGCCACGATTGGTGGGTATATTTGTTGGTCAGTGGTGTAGAAGGCATTGTCATCTATGACGCCAAGCCGACGATTCGCTATCGCCAACATGATGGAAATCTGGTGGGGGGGCATACATCGCTCATGGCTCACTTGAACCGTGTGCGGCTTTTGCTCTTTCACGATCGGTTCAAGAGCTGGAACGAGATCAACGTCGCCTCGCTGCAAAAGGTCAAGCATTTGCTGACAGCTCGAAACCGTCAAGTGCTTGAGGATTTTGTTTCTACCCGTTCAGGGGGAGTGTTGCGGAGGCTTCGACATCTGAGAAAATCGGGTGTTTATCGGCAAACGCTCATGGGAAACTTCGGATTATTGATTGCAACGTTAACCGGGAAAATTTAA
- the cysQ gene encoding 3'(2'),5'-bisphosphate nucleotidase CysQ, with translation MHYSSILEDVIQVADKASERVLHIYQSDFKVSYKEDESPITAADIASHDEIVKGLRGISRDIPILSEEGADIPWEERRHWRRFWLVDPVDGTKEFTQRTGEFTVNIALVEDGEPVLGVVTVPALKQAYWGIKGQGAHRRDRTGRIHEIHVVEPKSARRVVASKSHLNSETRSFIDRLGDHELVQAGSSLKFCLIAEGRADLYPRLGPTSEWDTAAAHAVLIAAGGKVRTLEGKPLHYGKENLLNPHFVAEGG, from the coding sequence ATGCATTACAGCTCGATCCTTGAGGATGTTATACAAGTGGCCGATAAGGCCAGTGAGCGTGTTCTTCACATTTACCAGTCTGATTTCAAGGTGAGTTATAAGGAAGATGAGTCGCCCATCACCGCGGCCGACATCGCCAGCCACGATGAGATTGTAAAAGGCCTGCGTGGAATCAGCCGGGACATTCCCATTCTCTCGGAAGAGGGTGCCGACATCCCCTGGGAAGAGCGCAGGCATTGGCGTCGGTTCTGGTTGGTTGATCCGGTTGATGGAACCAAGGAATTCACTCAGCGCACGGGCGAGTTCACGGTGAACATTGCGTTGGTTGAGGATGGGGAGCCAGTGCTTGGGGTTGTGACTGTCCCTGCACTCAAGCAAGCCTATTGGGGCATAAAAGGGCAGGGCGCCCACCGTCGTGATCGGACGGGGCGCATCCATGAGATTCATGTGGTAGAACCCAAGTCGGCCAGGCGCGTCGTTGCCAGCAAGAGCCACCTGAATTCAGAAACTCGCTCATTCATTGACCGCTTGGGTGACCATGAGCTGGTGCAGGCTGGCAGTTCCCTGAAGTTTTGTCTTATCGCGGAAGGTCGTGCTGACCTTTATCCCCGGCTGGGCCCGACTAGCGAGTGGGATACCGCAGCGGCTCATGCGGTTCTGATCGCTGCAGGCGGCAAAGTTCGCACCTTGGAAGGTAAGCCTCTTCACTATGGCAAAGAGAATCTGTTGAATCCCCATTTCGTCGCAGAGGGTGGATGA
- a CDS encoding MBL fold metallo-hydrolase — MKLRFLGATGTVTGSRYLLSDEKHRLLVDCGMYQGVKTLRRRNWAEFPVKPATVNAVVLTHAHIDHSGYLPALVKNGFKGKIYCTKATHDLCKVLLPDAGFLQEEDAKYAYRKKFSKHEKPEPLFTEKDAWEALKHFESLHYHEPFEPVKGMEVTFTPAGHILGSSCVHVHHKESDRTVVFSGDVGRQNDVIMRAPEPLKEADVLICESTYGDRRHAATDPEKELADIITRTAGRGGIVLIPAFAVGRAQMLLYVIHKIMGEGRIPKLPVFLNSPMAIKATEIFCKHNKEHKLSTAQCELIDNSTKFVRTVEESIALDAVRYPCVIISASGMASGGRVLHHLKTLLPNERNSIVFAGFQAPGTRGDALVNGAESVKIHGEYWPVRADIFNLDSLSAHGDYKEILEWLSQGTLKPDKVFVTHGEMVASDVMRKRICEEFGWDVEVPELFEEIDI; from the coding sequence ATGAAACTTCGCTTCCTCGGTGCCACCGGAACCGTGACCGGATCCCGCTACCTGCTCTCCGATGAGAAACACCGATTACTGGTGGACTGCGGCATGTATCAGGGCGTCAAGACGCTCCGGCGCCGGAACTGGGCGGAGTTTCCGGTAAAACCTGCAACGGTCAATGCAGTGGTGCTCACCCACGCTCACATCGATCACTCGGGATACCTGCCCGCCTTGGTAAAGAACGGCTTCAAGGGCAAAATCTACTGCACGAAGGCCACCCATGACCTGTGCAAAGTGCTACTGCCTGACGCGGGCTTTCTCCAGGAGGAGGACGCCAAGTATGCCTATCGGAAAAAGTTTTCGAAACACGAGAAACCAGAGCCTCTCTTCACAGAAAAGGATGCATGGGAGGCGCTCAAACATTTCGAATCCCTGCATTACCACGAACCATTTGAGCCAGTGAAGGGTATGGAGGTGACCTTTACCCCGGCCGGGCACATTCTCGGCTCGTCCTGTGTGCATGTGCATCACAAGGAGAGTGATCGCACGGTGGTATTCAGCGGCGACGTAGGCCGTCAGAACGACGTCATCATGCGGGCTCCGGAACCGCTAAAAGAGGCTGACGTACTGATCTGCGAATCCACTTACGGCGACCGTCGGCATGCAGCGACTGATCCCGAGAAAGAACTGGCCGACATTATTACCCGAACCGCGGGCCGGGGCGGCATTGTGCTGATACCGGCGTTCGCGGTTGGCCGGGCGCAGATGTTGCTCTACGTGATCCACAAGATTATGGGTGAAGGACGGATTCCGAAGCTTCCGGTTTTCCTGAATAGCCCAATGGCAATCAAGGCCACCGAGATCTTCTGCAAACACAACAAAGAGCACAAGCTCAGCACGGCGCAGTGTGAGCTGATTGATAACAGCACCAAGTTTGTTCGGACGGTGGAGGAATCCATTGCACTGGATGCCGTGCGCTACCCCTGCGTGATTATTTCCGCCAGCGGTATGGCCAGTGGCGGCAGGGTACTGCACCACCTGAAGACGCTGTTGCCCAACGAACGCAACAGTATTGTGTTCGCCGGGTTCCAGGCTCCAGGTACGCGTGGTGACGCCTTGGTAAATGGTGCAGAGTCTGTGAAAATTCATGGAGAGTATTGGCCCGTCAGGGCGGATATTTTCAATTTGGATTCGCTTTCAGCCCATGGGGATTACAAAGAAATTCTTGAATGGCTCAGCCAAGGGACACTAAAGCCAGATAAGGTATTTGTAACGCACGGAGAGATGGTGGCGAGTGATGTGATGCGAAAGCGGATATGTGAGGAGTTTGGGTGGGATGTTGAGGTACCGGAGTTGTTCGAGGAGATAGACATCTAG
- a CDS encoding O-antigen ligase family protein, producing MISKVYANLLIARSPLMNSPGFRSALLFGVFPFLLLVSGLFSQFFLAVFSSYALGVVAASIELIAVAFWLTNGPTFTLMKSRAFRIGAGIWVVVGFLSAVLAQYNVTAAIFAQLQWLLHLLFVLALVDLFRKTEEAFLPMQWAVIATSLAVVGFYLSLWFSLESPESFDWFGSPIPFPHIRHFGYIAALACLVAGVHYYESGLKQVGGAISLGVVVVLFAALVWAGGRASIGAVLVGWGVFAVYSLRAGIPWARIGMLAVAMFAGLLLSNLFAVDDERMGLSMAHGKEVSELSVNQFTSGRLEIWRRSIENVIEYSIPFGVGPSNFRYAPSSFSGTEQAHSVIFQSISDWGVLGGSVFLGFLVFLVWLVLKSLIKRGEAAGGFKLGVAIASVSGYLFLGLFDGNFYYSWSLLLVLPAAAWMLSRELKCTESQAVEAPVSERSPMKAAAGVSFAVCLLATLILGVNATTVFSKPEPEVRSWQSELVLTFPVITMNVDQWLKPWLKADTQQGLRLLGWLKRYHREGYKFYLVEAEMLDQIGKPTLAKKTAQQAYDLAGPYNHSRVTDMLMDGGFEKWIQSPGVVK from the coding sequence TTGATCAGCAAGGTCTATGCAAACCTTTTGATAGCGAGATCGCCGTTAATGAATAGTCCTGGATTCAGATCGGCCCTTTTGTTCGGTGTCTTTCCATTTCTTCTTCTTGTTTCGGGACTTTTCTCGCAGTTCTTTCTGGCCGTGTTTAGCTCTTATGCCTTGGGAGTGGTAGCAGCGAGTATTGAGCTGATTGCGGTCGCTTTTTGGTTGACTAACGGGCCAACATTTACGTTGATGAAATCCCGGGCTTTCCGGATAGGTGCGGGAATTTGGGTCGTCGTTGGCTTTTTATCTGCAGTTTTGGCTCAGTACAACGTGACGGCAGCTATTTTCGCTCAGCTCCAATGGTTGTTACATCTGCTGTTCGTGCTTGCACTCGTCGATCTCTTTCGGAAGACGGAAGAGGCTTTTTTGCCCATGCAGTGGGCTGTCATCGCAACCTCGTTGGCTGTGGTGGGATTCTACCTATCTCTGTGGTTTTCTCTCGAAAGCCCTGAGTCATTCGACTGGTTTGGTTCTCCGATTCCATTCCCTCATATAAGACATTTTGGGTACATAGCTGCTCTCGCCTGTTTGGTAGCTGGAGTGCACTATTATGAATCCGGCCTAAAACAAGTTGGCGGGGCCATCTCATTGGGAGTTGTAGTTGTGTTGTTTGCAGCTCTCGTTTGGGCAGGAGGTCGCGCATCCATTGGTGCCGTTCTGGTTGGCTGGGGTGTATTTGCGGTCTATTCATTGCGGGCCGGTATACCTTGGGCGCGAATTGGAATGCTGGCAGTTGCAATGTTTGCCGGTCTCCTTCTTTCGAATCTGTTTGCCGTTGATGATGAGAGAATGGGGTTGTCGATGGCTCATGGAAAAGAGGTTAGCGAGCTTTCGGTTAATCAGTTTACATCTGGGCGATTGGAAATCTGGAGACGAAGTATTGAAAACGTTATCGAGTATTCGATTCCGTTTGGCGTTGGGCCCAGTAACTTCAGGTACGCTCCAAGCTCTTTTTCCGGTACGGAGCAGGCACATTCTGTAATCTTCCAATCTATCAGTGATTGGGGGGTATTGGGAGGTAGTGTTTTTCTCGGGTTTCTCGTTTTCCTGGTTTGGTTGGTATTGAAAAGCCTGATTAAGAGGGGAGAAGCGGCAGGTGGATTCAAGCTTGGAGTTGCTATCGCTTCAGTGTCGGGTTACCTCTTTCTTGGTTTATTTGATGGTAATTTCTATTACAGTTGGAGTCTGCTACTTGTATTGCCTGCAGCGGCGTGGATGCTGAGTCGAGAACTTAAGTGCACGGAATCTCAGGCTGTGGAGGCTCCCGTAAGCGAACGCAGTCCGATGAAAGCTGCGGCCGGTGTATCCTTTGCTGTTTGCCTGCTAGCTACTCTCATTCTTGGGGTAAATGCGACTACCGTGTTTTCAAAGCCGGAGCCCGAAGTGCGCTCCTGGCAATCAGAGCTGGTTCTGACGTTTCCAGTGATTACCATGAATGTCGATCAATGGCTTAAACCTTGGTTGAAGGCGGATACTCAGCAAGGGCTGCGTTTGCTGGGATGGTTGAAGCGGTACCATCGTGAGGGATATAAATTTTACCTCGTCGAAGCTGAAATGCTTGATCAGATTGGGAAACCCACGCTGGCGAAGAAAACGGCACAGCAAGCCTATGACCTTGCCGGGCCCTATAATCACTCTCGGGTTACCGATATGCTCATGGATGGCGGGTTCGAAAAATGGATCCAGTCGCCCGGAGTAGTGAAATAA